A genomic stretch from Terriglobus sp. RCC_193 includes:
- a CDS encoding nucleotide sugar dehydrogenase — MNSVTLASRAHQVERQLDKLQAKTAKVGVIGLGYVGLPLSLLFSEAGVAIQGFDIDTAKVSQLEEGKSYIFRIPPTEIEMARSQGFRATTDFSKISEQDAVIVCVPTPLTEHRDPDLSFIERTAESIAPWLRRGQLVVLESTTYPGTTEEVLIPILNAGSPEGLCAYEEGMDPDGDVFFVAFSPEREDPGNNTVARRDIPKVIGGHGAHAGRLASMLYGNIFSKTVSVSSTQAAEMTKLLENIYRCVNIALVNELKMLSHRMGIDIWEVIDAAATKPFGFQAFYPGPGLGGHCIPIDPFYLSWKAREWNFHTRFIELAGEINEGMPRYVVQSIANALNSHRKSINGSRILVLGMAYKKDIDDLRESPSLEIIEMLQDEKAIVEYNDPYFAKVGRGRHYDLGMTCTPLDRIGEFDCVVIATDHSDYDYASIVKNAQLVVDSRNATRGIESTKIVHC, encoded by the coding sequence ATGAACAGCGTTACTCTCGCATCACGTGCCCATCAGGTGGAGCGTCAACTCGATAAGCTCCAAGCGAAGACTGCAAAGGTTGGCGTCATCGGCCTTGGATATGTCGGTCTGCCTCTCTCACTCTTGTTCTCGGAAGCGGGTGTCGCTATCCAGGGATTTGATATCGATACGGCTAAAGTTAGCCAACTTGAGGAAGGGAAGAGTTACATCTTTCGTATTCCGCCCACAGAAATCGAGATGGCTCGTTCGCAGGGATTTCGTGCGACCACGGATTTCTCGAAAATCTCAGAGCAGGATGCAGTTATTGTTTGCGTGCCAACGCCCCTGACTGAACATCGCGATCCAGATCTCTCCTTTATCGAACGCACTGCGGAATCAATCGCTCCCTGGCTCCGTCGTGGACAGCTCGTTGTACTTGAAAGCACGACATATCCCGGAACCACAGAAGAAGTGCTCATTCCGATCCTGAATGCGGGCAGCCCGGAAGGACTGTGCGCTTACGAAGAAGGCATGGACCCGGACGGCGATGTTTTCTTTGTCGCTTTCTCGCCGGAGCGTGAGGACCCAGGTAACAATACGGTCGCCCGTCGCGATATCCCCAAGGTCATCGGTGGTCATGGGGCACATGCAGGACGCCTGGCATCTATGCTTTACGGCAATATCTTCAGTAAGACGGTATCTGTGTCTTCGACGCAGGCAGCGGAAATGACGAAGTTACTCGAGAACATTTATCGCTGCGTCAATATTGCGCTGGTCAATGAATTGAAGATGCTGTCACACCGGATGGGAATTGATATCTGGGAGGTCATTGATGCTGCGGCGACCAAACCATTTGGCTTCCAGGCGTTCTATCCGGGGCCGGGCCTTGGCGGTCACTGCATTCCGATTGATCCGTTTTATCTGAGCTGGAAGGCACGTGAGTGGAACTTCCATACCCGCTTCATCGAGCTTGCCGGTGAGATCAATGAAGGCATGCCGCGCTACGTTGTTCAGTCCATCGCCAATGCTCTCAACTCACACCGCAAATCGATCAATGGATCCCGGATTCTAGTGCTTGGCATGGCCTACAAGAAGGATATCGACGATCTTCGCGAGTCTCCTTCGCTCGAGATTATCGAGATGCTGCAGGACGAAAAGGCCATCGTGGAATACAACGATCCCTACTTCGCCAAAGTTGGTCGAGGCCGCCACTACGACCTGGGGATGACCTGCACACCGCTGGACCGCATCGGCGAGTTCGACTGTGTCGTCATCGCCACTGATCACTCGGATTATG